A portion of the Cryptomeria japonica chromosome 5, Sugi_1.0, whole genome shotgun sequence genome contains these proteins:
- the LOC131036476 gene encoding U-box domain-containing protein 4 isoform X2 — MISMSESHPKQYPSSQAHFKSYLGSLSNSLPNMQSRVRRNEMDKLQRPAPRSMRTFRSKLFSRDEVSCSMSSGPLDSSTEQSFSMEEKRTMEKPVGGIMKNSCDNDDDEEDELEWEGSDVMGVETNSFDYSQAFSDFSAYSSDISGELLRLATATSSPACKNSTGVQKEPASQAQWMGRLVKSRHLGEEQMQGNPHTSSPTARTEAINEFLEPEKLEVVVKALVEDLDAGNSIESQRNAAAELRLLAKNKTENRVMIARAGAIKPLVFLLHSPDPQTQENTVTALLNLSLCDSNKTEITSAGAIKPLIYVLKTGTSVAKQNAACALLCLSLIDENKISIGASGAIPPLVSLLISGSSRGKKDAATTLYTLSSVHQNKDKAIRAGAIKPLVELMADPSSGMVDKAVVVLSNLASVPDGKNAIVEAGGIPVLVEILEGGSKKGKEFATATLLHICVDSYLYRTLVSREGAIPPLVELSQSGTTRAKHKNYSTPLETLRPRRKYAL, encoded by the exons ATGATTTCTATGTCTGAATCCCATCCGAAGCAATACCCATCTTCCCAAGCTCATTTCAAGTCATATCTTGGTTCCCTTTCCAACAGCCTTCCTAACATGCAGTCCAGGGTGAGAAGGAACGAGATGGATAAGCTGCAGAGGCCTGCACCCAGATCCATGAGAACCTTCCGTTCAAAGCTATTTTCTAGAGATGAAGTTAGTTGCAGTATGTCAAGTGGACCGTTGGATAGTTCAACAGAGCAATCTTTTAGCATGGAGGAGAAAAGAACAATGGAGAAGCCCGTCGGTGGTATAATGAAAAACAGTTGTGATAATgacgatgatgaggaggatgaattGGAGTGGGAAGGGAGTGATGTAATGGGAGTGGAGACCAATTCTTTTGATTATTCTCAAGCTTTTAGTGATTTTTCTGCTTATAGCAGTGATATATCAGGGGAGTTGCTCAGATTGGCAACTGCAACATCATCACCCGCCTGTAAGAATAGTACTGGTGTTCAGAAGGAGCCTGCATCTCAGGCACAATGGATGGGCAGACTAGTCAAGTCAAGGCATTTAGGAGAGGAACAGATGCAGGGAAATCCACATACATCATCACCCACAGCAAGAACAGAGGCCATTAATGAATTCCTTGAGCCTGAAAAGCTAGAAGTAGTTGTCAAGGCTTTGGTTGAGGATTTGGACGCTGGTAATTCAATCGAATCACAGAGAAATGCAGCTGCAGAATTGAGGCTTTTAGCCAAGAATAAGACGGAGAACAGGGTCATGATAGCGAGGGCAGGAGCCATAAAACCTTTGGTATTTTTGCTTCATTCCCCAGACCCCCAGACTCAAGAAAACACAGTGACTGCCCTTTTGAATCTCTCTCTGTGTGACAGTAACAAGACAGAAATTACCTCTGCTGGGGCAATCAAACCTCTAATATATGTGCTGAAGACAGGAACTTCAGTAGCCAAGCAGAATGCAGCATGTGCCCTCTTGTGTCTCTCCCTAATAGACGAGAACAAGATTTCAATAGGTGCTTCAGGGGCAATCCCACCCTTGGTGTCTCTTCTTATCAGTGGATCATCTAGGGGCAAAAAGGATGCAGCAACGACTCTATATACTCTATCATCTGTgcatcagaacaaggacaaggctATAAGGGCAGGGGCAATCAAACCACTTGTTGAACTCATGGCCGATCCTTCCTCTGGTATGGTGGATAAGGCTGTTGTTGTTTTAAGTAATCTGGCTAGTGTCCCAGACGGGAAAAACGCCATTGTTGAAGCGGGGGGCATACCAGTCCTGGTAGAGATACTAGAGGGTGGGTCTAAAAAGGGTAAAGAGTTTGCCACTGCAACACTTTTGCATATCTGTGTAGATAGTTACCTGTATCGCACATTGGTCTCAAGAGAAGGGGCAATACCTCCACTCGTGGAACTATCACAGTCAGGCACTACTAGAGCCAAACATAAG AATTACTCGACCCCCCTGGAGACCCTCAGGCCGCGGAGAAAATATGCTCTGTAA
- the LOC131036476 gene encoding U-box domain-containing protein 4 isoform X1: MISMSESHPKQYPSSQAHFKSYLGSLSNSLPNMQSRVRRNEMDKLQRPAPRSMRTFRSKLFSRDEVSCSMSSGPLDSSTEQSFSMEEKRTMEKPVGGIMKNSCDNDDDEEDELEWEGSDVMGVETNSFDYSQAFSDFSAYSSDISGELLRLATATSSPACKNSTGVQKEPASQAQWMGRLVKSRHLGEEQMQGNPHTSSPTARTEAINEFLEPEKLEVVVKALVEDLDAGNSIESQRNAAAELRLLAKNKTENRVMIARAGAIKPLVFLLHSPDPQTQENTVTALLNLSLCDSNKTEITSAGAIKPLIYVLKTGTSVAKQNAACALLCLSLIDENKISIGASGAIPPLVSLLISGSSRGKKDAATTLYTLSSVHQNKDKAIRAGAIKPLVELMADPSSGMVDKAVVVLSNLASVPDGKNAIVEAGGIPVLVEILEGGSKKGKEFATATLLHICVDSYLYRTLVSREGAIPPLVELSQSGTTRAKHKASALLQYLREPRQGSLREQQSECSTS; encoded by the exons ATGATTTCTATGTCTGAATCCCATCCGAAGCAATACCCATCTTCCCAAGCTCATTTCAAGTCATATCTTGGTTCCCTTTCCAACAGCCTTCCTAACATGCAGTCCAGGGTGAGAAGGAACGAGATGGATAAGCTGCAGAGGCCTGCACCCAGATCCATGAGAACCTTCCGTTCAAAGCTATTTTCTAGAGATGAAGTTAGTTGCAGTATGTCAAGTGGACCGTTGGATAGTTCAACAGAGCAATCTTTTAGCATGGAGGAGAAAAGAACAATGGAGAAGCCCGTCGGTGGTATAATGAAAAACAGTTGTGATAATgacgatgatgaggaggatgaattGGAGTGGGAAGGGAGTGATGTAATGGGAGTGGAGACCAATTCTTTTGATTATTCTCAAGCTTTTAGTGATTTTTCTGCTTATAGCAGTGATATATCAGGGGAGTTGCTCAGATTGGCAACTGCAACATCATCACCCGCCTGTAAGAATAGTACTGGTGTTCAGAAGGAGCCTGCATCTCAGGCACAATGGATGGGCAGACTAGTCAAGTCAAGGCATTTAGGAGAGGAACAGATGCAGGGAAATCCACATACATCATCACCCACAGCAAGAACAGAGGCCATTAATGAATTCCTTGAGCCTGAAAAGCTAGAAGTAGTTGTCAAGGCTTTGGTTGAGGATTTGGACGCTGGTAATTCAATCGAATCACAGAGAAATGCAGCTGCAGAATTGAGGCTTTTAGCCAAGAATAAGACGGAGAACAGGGTCATGATAGCGAGGGCAGGAGCCATAAAACCTTTGGTATTTTTGCTTCATTCCCCAGACCCCCAGACTCAAGAAAACACAGTGACTGCCCTTTTGAATCTCTCTCTGTGTGACAGTAACAAGACAGAAATTACCTCTGCTGGGGCAATCAAACCTCTAATATATGTGCTGAAGACAGGAACTTCAGTAGCCAAGCAGAATGCAGCATGTGCCCTCTTGTGTCTCTCCCTAATAGACGAGAACAAGATTTCAATAGGTGCTTCAGGGGCAATCCCACCCTTGGTGTCTCTTCTTATCAGTGGATCATCTAGGGGCAAAAAGGATGCAGCAACGACTCTATATACTCTATCATCTGTgcatcagaacaaggacaaggctATAAGGGCAGGGGCAATCAAACCACTTGTTGAACTCATGGCCGATCCTTCCTCTGGTATGGTGGATAAGGCTGTTGTTGTTTTAAGTAATCTGGCTAGTGTCCCAGACGGGAAAAACGCCATTGTTGAAGCGGGGGGCATACCAGTCCTGGTAGAGATACTAGAGGGTGGGTCTAAAAAGGGTAAAGAGTTTGCCACTGCAACACTTTTGCATATCTGTGTAGATAGTTACCTGTATCGCACATTGGTCTCAAGAGAAGGGGCAATACCTCCACTCGTGGAACTATCACAGTCAGGCACTACTAGAGCCAAACATAAG GCTTCAGCTCTTCTTCAGTACTTGAGGGAGCCAAGACAGGGGAGTCTTCGTGAGCAGCAATCAGAGTGCTCAACATCATAA